A window of the Procambarus clarkii isolate CNS0578487 chromosome 19, FALCON_Pclarkii_2.0, whole genome shotgun sequence genome harbors these coding sequences:
- the LOC138366326 gene encoding ribosome-binding protein 1-like, which translates to MARRRFGGEGKVIEGQVIEGQVIEGKVIEGKVIEGQVIEGQVIEGQVIEGQVIEGQVIEGQVIEGQVIEGQVIEGQVIEGQVIEGQVIEGQVIEGQVIEGQVIEGQVIEGQVIEGQVIEGQVIEGQVIEGRVREGRVREGRVREGRVREGQVREGRVREGRVREGQVREGQVREGRVREGRVREGRVREGRVREGRVREGRVREGQVREGQVREGQVIEGRVREGRVREGRVREGRVREGQG; encoded by the exons ATGGCGAGGAGACGGTTTGGAGGAG AAGGTAAAGTTATAGAAGGTCAAGTTATAGAGGGTCAGGTTATAGAAGGTAAGGTTATAGAAGGTAAAGTTATAGAGGGTCAGGTTATAGAAGGTCAGGTTATAGAGGGTCAGGTTATAGAAGGTCAAGTTATAGAAGGTCAAGTTATAGAGGGTCAGGTTATAGAAGGTCAAGTTATAGAAGGTCAAGTTATAGAAGGTCAAGTTATAGAAGGTCAAGTTATAGAAGGTCAAGTTATAGAAGGTCAAGTTATAGAAGGTCAAGTTATAGAAGGTCAAGTTATAGAAGGTCAAGTTATAGAAGGTCAAGTTATAGAAGGTCAAGTTATAGAGGGTCAAGTTATAGAGGGTCAAGTTATAGAGGGTCGGGTTAGAGAAGGTCGGGTTAGAGAAGGTCGGGTTAGAGAAGGTCGGGTTAGAGAAGGTCAGGTTAGAGAAGGTCGGGTTAGAGAAGGTCGGGTTAGAGAAGGTCAGGTTAGAGAAGGTCAGGTTAGAGAAGGTCGGGTTAGAGAAGGTCGGGTTAGAGAAGGTCGGGTTAGAGAAGGTCGGGTTAGAGAAGGTCGGGTTAGAGAAGGTCGGGTTAGAGAAGGTCAGGTTAGAGAAGGTCAGGTTAGAGAAGGTCAGGTTATAGAAGGTCGGGTTAGAGAAGGTCGGGTTAGAGAAGGTCGGGTTAGAGAAGGTCGGGTTAGAGAAGGTCAGGGTTAG
- the LOC138366224 gene encoding uncharacterized protein, with translation MADSIPPAAETGNRRTLNGLQNHLTQLIDKCQKLARQPSPDLIILNTRVKAAVDKYEQIKRHAEIYLTEMANADLTGRELQEIVVEMTMYEDKIQDQLDPLIKQISQAGTQSNVSSSTQQSNATITHIAAELPKVQLPYFEGKDEDDWDTFWRHFDSIINSKPSLKKATKFQYLQGQLRGEARQVIANLSLTDDDYDHALQLLQDNYSDKETAIARLSYKLLDLPSPNKSYESLQSFRLSIESIIKALSTKVPVGDAEWLIKLIIQRKLPNEVIDSLCTHYNTNILSQSQIIDGLRAYVQRLRSRGKLRSQEKIPKGESTDKSKNVQNGSQKSRQQNSSSAKWKQNNVGSYAISPTVNRTVGNQAPKTDKTKGATSAPKCLFCQEAHTIYQCTVYEGRASRIDRLKSLNRCIRCLRKHDTSECITQLQNCQYCHKSVHHTALCGDINTQSRSQTSNNQPASQAKPKDDNTTTAVQFCTVMSNVNDLDTEIVTAAILPTAQLELCNQGICIPTRGFFDQGSQKTFISKKMAEDLQLKSSKQVSTSISGFFTNSGRRTFPVVKLNVCLGTSQRTVEAIVVDKIPTEMEVTGLTATIKFLKEKGIQLADPLLDSDYIGDIGILIGADYYHRFILGSEESMGMNILKSAGGILMTGPILDLEPSTPEKSHHTETVIVA, from the coding sequence atggctgacagtattccaccagcagctgaaacaggaaataggaggacacttaatggtctgcaaaatcacctaactcaactgattgacaaatgtcaaaagttggctagacaaccatctcctgatttaataattctgaataccagagtaaaagcagctgtggataagtatgaacaaatcaaacgccatgcagagatttatctaacagaaatggctaatgcagatttaaccggaagggaacttcaggaaattgtcgttgaaatgacaatgtatgaagataaaatccaagatcaacttgatcctttaatcaaacaaatatctcaagcaggaacccaatccaatgtgagctcatccactcaacagagcaatgcaactatcacacatatagccgcagagctcccaaaggtacaattaccatattttgagggcaaggatgaagacgattgggataccttctggagacactttgattctataataaactccaagccctctctcaaaaaggcgacaaagtttcaatatttgcaaggccagttacggggagaggcaaggcaggtcattgctaatttgtcattaacagatgatgattacgaccatgccttacagttgttacaagataactacagtgataaggagactgcaattgcacgtctctcgtacaaattattggatttaccctctccaaataaaagttatgagtcactacaatcatttcgattgtctatagaatcaatcatcaaagccctcagtacaaaagtacctgtaggtgatgcagagtggcttataaagttaatcattcaaaggaaacttccaaatgaggtcatagacagcctatgcactcattataacaccaacatcttatcacaaagccaaatcattgatggacttcgagcttacgtacaaagattacgaagccgaggaaaacttagatctcaagaaaaaatccccaaaggtgaatccacggacaaaagcaaaaatgtccagaatggcagtcaaaaatcaagacaacaaaactcctcttctgcaaagtggaaacagaataatgttggctcttatgctatatcccccacagttaacagaactgtaggaaaccaagctcctaagacagataagacaaaaggagctacaagtgccccaaaatgtttattctgtcaagaagcacataccatttatcaatgcacagtttatgaaggccgtgccagtcgaatcgatcgactgaaatctctgaacaggtgcatccgttgtctacggaagcacgatacaagtgagtgtatcactcaattgcagaactgccaatattgtcataaaagtgtacatcacacagcactctgtggtgatattaacactcaatccagatcacaaacttccaataatcaacctgcatctcaggcaaagcccaaagatgataataccacaacagccgtacaattctgtacagtaatgagcaatgtcaacgacttggatacagaaattgttacagcagccatattgcctactgcacagctagaactatgcaatcaaggaatttgtattccaactagaggcttttttgatcaagggtcacagaaaacctttatcagtaaaaagatggcagaagatttacaacttaaatcttcaaagcaagtatctacatctatatcagggttttttactaattctggtcgtagaacctttccagtagtaaaactcaatgtctgtctaggtacatcccaaaggacagtagaagccatagtagttgataaaattcctactgaaatggaagtgactggtctgacagccacaattaaattcctaaaagaaaaaggaatccaattagcagatcctctacttgattctgactacataggggatatcggaatcctgattggagctgactactatcatcgattcattctgggatcagaagaatctatgggtatgaatatactcaaatcagcaggaggcatattgatgacaggacctatactagatcttgaaccttcaactcctgaaaaatcacatcatacagaaactgtaatagtggcatga